A window of Plantibacter sp. PA-3-X8 genomic DNA:
GCAGATCTGCAGACAGCGACGTGCGTTCTGCTCCACCATGATCGTGGTGACGCCGGCCTTGTTGATGTCCGAGACCCGGATGAACGCGTCGTCCTGGCGCACCGGCGACAATCCCGCGGACGGCTCGTCGAGGAGCAGCACATGCGGATCCATCATGAGGGCCCGCGACATCGCGACCATCTGGCGCTCACCACCCGACAGCGAACCAGCGCGCTGCTTGAGCCGCTTGCCGAGTTCGCTGAAGATCCCGGTGACGAACTCGAGGCGTTCGTTGTACTGCTTCGGCTTCTGGAACAGCCCCATCTTGAGGTTGTCCTCGATGGTGAGGCTCGGGAACACGTTGTTCGTCTGCGGGACGAACCCGACGCCGCGGGCCACGAGCTTGTTCGCCCGGAGCCCCGTGATGTCCTCGCCGTTCAGCAGCACCTGTCCGCTGCGCACCTTGACCTGTCCGAAGATCGCCTTCAACAGCGTCGACTTGCCCGCACCGTTCGGTCCGATGATGCCGATGAGCTCGCCCTTCCGGGCGGTCAGGTTGGCACTGTTCAGGATGTTCACGCCGGGGAGGTACCCGGCGGTCAGATCGGTGACCTCCACGACCATCTCGGCGGTCTTGACCGCAGTGCCGCCGACCGGCGCACCCTTCACGTCGCTCATTTCCGTTCCTCCTCGGGCTCGGCACCAGCCGCGAGCCGTTCGTCCTCGATCTCGGCGAGCAGCTCCTCGGCCGCAGCGCTGTCCTCTCCGGCGATCCTGCCGGTCACGACCCCGAGGTCGACGTCCTGGTGGCTCCCGAGGTAGGCGTCGATGACGGCCGGATCCTCCATGACGGTGTCGGGCGGGCCCTCGGCGACGACGCGACCCTCGGCCATGACGACCACCCAGTCGGCGATGTGCCGGACCATCTGCATGTCGTGCTCGACGAACAGCACGGTCATGCCCTCGTCCTTCAACGCCAGGATGTGGTCGAGCAGGGACTGCGTGAGCGCCGGGTTGACGCCGGCCATCGGCTCGTCGAGCATGACGAGCTTCGGGTCGCTCATGAGCGCCCGCGCCATCTCGAGGAGCTTCCGCTGCCCACCGGAGAGGCTGGCGGCGTAGTCGTCACGCTTGGTGTCGAGCTTGAAGCGACGCAGGAGGTCCATCGCCTTGACCTCGAGGTCCTCCTCCTGCTTCCGCCAGAGCGGCTTCACCAGGCTGGAGAAGATGCCCTCGCCGGTCTGGCCGGTCGCGCCGAGCTTCATGTTCTCGAGCACCGTGAGCAGGCCGAGCGCCTTCGTCAGCTGGAAGGTCCGGACCTGACCCATGCGGGCGACCTTGAACGCCGGGACGCCCCCGAGGCTCTTGCCGTCGAAGTTCCACGTCCCGGTGTTCGGCTTGTCGAAGCCGGTCAGCAGGTTGAACAGCGTGGTCTTACCGGCACCGTTCGGGCCGATGAGGGCGGTGATCGCGTTGCGGGGCACCTCGAGGTGCTCGACGTTCACCGCCTGCAGGCCGCCGAAGGTCCGGGTGACCTGGTCCGCGATGAGGATCGGGTCGACCTTCTTGACGCCCGGGACGATCTCGCCGACGTGGAGGCCGGTGGTCTTGACCGGTCGCGAGGTGGGTGAGCTGTTACTTGACAAAGGTCAGCTCCTTCTTGTTTCCGAGGATGCCTTGCGGCCTGAAGATGACGATCAGCATGAGCGCGACACCGACCAGCACGTAGCGGAGCGTCGACGCCTGCGTCGAGCTCATGAACGGCAGGACGTCCGCCTTCACGAGCGCCGGGAGGACGTTCGAGAGGAACGCCATGATCACCCAGAAGATCACCGAGCCGAGCAGCGGCCCGAAGACCGTCGCGGCTCCACCGAGGAGGAGGATCGTCCAGATGAAGAAGGTGAGACTCGTGACGTACACGCTCGGCACGACCGCGGAGGGGAGTGCCAGCACCACCCCGCCGAGTGCGCCGAAGACACCACCGACGACGAGCGCCTGCATCTTGTAGGCGAACACGTTCTTGCCGAGGGCGCGCACGGCGTCCTCATCCTCGCGGATGCCCTTCAGCACACGGCCCCACGGGCTGCGCATGAGGAGGAACACGAGGAGGGCGGCGACGGCGAGCAGCAGGATGCCGAAGATGCGGACCCACCACTGGTTCGCGTTGAGCTCCCACGGGCCGAAGCCGTAGATGCCCTCCGGGATCGGGTTCGCGGCCCGGAACCCTGCGTGGTAGTTACCGAGTCCGTCGGCCGAGTTCGTGAACTCGTCGAAGACCTGCGTGGTGAAGAGGAGTCGGACGATCTCCGCCGCCGCGATGGTGACGATGGCCAGATAGTCCGCCCGCAGTCGCAGGGTCGGGATGCCGAGGATGAAGGCGAAGACCACCGAGGCCAGACAGCCGACGATGATGCCCGCCCACCACGGGAGGTTGAAGCTCAGGATCGAGATGGCGTAGCCGTAGGCGCCGAGCGCCATGAACCCCGCCATACCGAAGTTCAACAGACCGCCGTAGCCGAAGTGCACGGCCAAGCCGAGTGCTGCGAGCGCGTACGCGATCGTCTCCGGGCTGATGACCCAAGCGAGCGTGTTCGAGAGAATGCTTCCCCAGTCCATGCGCGTGCCCCTAACCGATTCTCTCGCGACGTCCGAGGATGCCCTGCGGTCTCACGAGGAGCACCGCGATGAGCACCACGAGGGCGCCGACGTACTTGATGTCAGACGGGATCCAGAGCGTCGAGACCTCGACGAGGATGCCGATGATGAGGGCGCCGACCATGGCGCCGAAGGCGGTTCCGAGCCCGCCGAGGGTGATGGCCGCGAAGATGAGGAGGAGCAGCTGCGCTCCCATGTCCCACTTGATGCCCGGTCGGAAGTACGCCCACAGGATGCCGGAGAGGCCGGCGAGGGTCGCTGCGAGGATCCAGACGATGCGGACCACGCGGTCGACGTCGATGCCGCTGGCCGCTGCGAGGCTCGGGTTGTCCGAGATGGCTCGCGTCGCCTTGCCGGTCTTCGTCTTGATGAGCCACCAGGCCACACCGAGGAGCACCACGACGCTGACCGCCATGCTTATCATGTCGGTCACGCTGAGCGAGACCGTGCCGAACAGCTTGATGTTCTCCTCTCCCGAACCGGGCAGCTGGAACGTCCCGCCGCCGACGAAGTAGAGGAAGACGTAGCGGAGCGCCAGCGACAGGCCGATCGAGACGATCATCACCTGCACGATGCCGACGCCCTTGCGTCTCAAGGGTCTCCAGATGCCGGCGTCGAGCGCGAAGCCGAACGCGGCGCTCAGGGCGAGGGCGATGATGATGGCCAGCCAGATCGGCCATTGCAGGAACACCCCGAACACGAGCGCCATGATCGCGCCGAAGGTCACCATCTCCGCGTGGGCGAAGTTGCTGAGTCCGGTGGTGCCGAACACCAGGGAGGCTCCGATGGCAGCCAGGGCCAGCATGAGCCCGAAGTTCAGGCCGTTGACGAGTCGTTCTGCGAGTTGATCCCAGAAGCTGACGGTGACGCGGACGCCCTCGCCGAGGAAGAAGTTCACCGACTTCGATTGGGTGAGACCGAACTCGGCCTCGATGGTCGAGCCGCCCTCGGCGACGATGACGCCCTTCGGGAGGGTCTCCTCGTCGAGCGTTACCTTGTACGTACCTTTCTCGGGGACGCCGATCTTCCACTTGCCGTCGGCGTCGGTGTCGACATCGGCCTTGTAGCCGTTGCCGTCGACCGTGATGTTCACGCCTTCGAGTGGTTTGTCGTCGTACTTGACGTTCCCAGCGAAGTAGAAGTCGTACTCCTCGCCCACCTCGTCAGCATGGGCCGGGACGGCGCTCATGACGGACGTGAGGGTGATGGCCCCGAACAACAGGGCGATGAGGAGCACGAATCTCCGTGCCAGTCTCGGGTTTCGGGTCGTTCCAGCGAACTTCACTGCACCTCCAGTGCCGGGCCACTTCCGTGGACCGTTCTCCTGCGTCGGACAACGCTGTTCGACGATAGAACCTGATTATTGCCTACATGTTTCGCCCGTGCGTATTTCTCCGCATCGATTTGTCGGGATCGTGGAATAGGGGTAGGCCCCGCTCGGTTACGATGGTGATACCGGCAGGTCTGCGTTTCTCCGGTGTGTTCGTGGCTATGAGAGGGATAAATGGACCAGCCTGATCCGTTCGGATTCGTAGGACTCACATATGACGACGTGCTGCTGCTGCCCGGGCACACCGACGTCATCCCGAGCGAGGCGGAGACCTCGTCCCGCCTGACGAAGCGGATCACCGTGAACACGCCGCTGCTGTCGAGCGCGATGGACACCGTGACCGAGGCCCGCATGGCGATCGCGATGGCTCGCGAGGGCGGCATCGGCATCCTGCACCGCAACCTGTCGATCTCCGACCAGGCCGAACAGGTCGACCGCGTGAAGCGGAGCGAGTCGGGCATGATCACGAACCCGATCACCACCACGGCCGACGCCACCGTCGCCGAGGTCGACGAACTGTGTGGCCAGTTCCGCATCTCGGGCCTCCCGGTCGTCGACGACAAGGGTGTGCTCGTCGGTATCATCACGAACCGCGACATGCGCTTCGTGTCGCCGTTCGAGAAGGCCACGACCCGCGTCAGCGAGGTCATGACGAGCACCGGTCTCGTGACCGCTCCCGTCGGCACCGACCGCAACGCGGTGATGGCGCTCCTCGCGCAGCACCGCATCGAGAAGCTGCCCCTCGTCGACGAGGCGGGCAAGCTCAAGGGCCTCATCACCGTCAAGGACTTCGACAAGAGCGAGAAGTACCCGCTGGCCACGAAGGACGACACGGGTCGTCTGCGGGTCGGTGCGGCCATCGGCTTCTTCGGCGACGCCTGGTCCCGTGCGGGCCAGCTGCTCGACGCCGGCGTCGACGTCATCGTGGTAGACACTGCCAACGGTGAGAGTGCCGGCGTGCTCGACATCATCCGCAAGCTCAAGGCCGACCCGGCGTTCGCCGGTGTCGACGTCATCGGCGGCAACGTCGCGACCCGCTCCGGCGCGCAGGCCCTCATCGAGGCCGGTGCTGACGCGATCAAGGTCGGCGTCGGTCCGGGTTCCATCTGCACCACGCGCGTCGTCGCCGGTGTCGGTGTCCCGCAGATCACCGCCGTCTACGAGGCGTCGCTCGCGGCGCGCGAGGCGAACGTCCCGGTCATCGCCGACGGCGGTCTGCAGTACTCGGGCGACATCGCCAAGGCACTCGTCGCGGGTGCCGACACCGTCATGCTCGGCTCGCTCCTCGCCGGCACCGACGAGAGCCCCGGCGACCTCGTGTTCGTGGGCGGCAAGCAGTTCAAGAACTACCGCGGTATGGGATCGCTCGGAGCCATGCAGACGCGAGGCGAGAAGACCTCGTACTCGAAGGACCGCTACTTCCAGGCCGACGTGCCGAGCGACGACAAGCTGATCCCCGAGGGCATCGAGGGCCAGGTGCCCTACCGCGGCCCGGTGTCGGCCGTCGCGTACCAGCTCATCGGCGGGCTGCGTCAGTCCATGTTCTACGTCGGCGCGCGCAACATCGGCGAGCTGAAGGCCAAGGGCAAGTTCGTCCGCATCACCTCGGCGGGCCTCAAGGAGTCGCACCCGCACGACGTGC
This region includes:
- a CDS encoding branched-chain amino acid ABC transporter permease translates to MDWGSILSNTLAWVISPETIAYALAALGLAVHFGYGGLLNFGMAGFMALGAYGYAISILSFNLPWWAGIIVGCLASVVFAFILGIPTLRLRADYLAIVTIAAAEIVRLLFTTQVFDEFTNSADGLGNYHAGFRAANPIPEGIYGFGPWELNANQWWVRIFGILLLAVAALLVFLLMRSPWGRVLKGIREDEDAVRALGKNVFAYKMQALVVGGVFGALGGVVLALPSAVVPSVYVTSLTFFIWTILLLGGAATVFGPLLGSVIFWVIMAFLSNVLPALVKADVLPFMSSTQASTLRYVLVGVALMLIVIFRPQGILGNKKELTFVK
- a CDS encoding ABC transporter ATP-binding protein, with amino-acid sequence MSSNSSPTSRPVKTTGLHVGEIVPGVKKVDPILIADQVTRTFGGLQAVNVEHLEVPRNAITALIGPNGAGKTTLFNLLTGFDKPNTGTWNFDGKSLGGVPAFKVARMGQVRTFQLTKALGLLTVLENMKLGATGQTGEGIFSSLVKPLWRKQEEDLEVKAMDLLRRFKLDTKRDDYAASLSGGQRKLLEMARALMSDPKLVMLDEPMAGVNPALTQSLLDHILALKDEGMTVLFVEHDMQMVRHIADWVVVMAEGRVVAEGPPDTVMEDPAVIDAYLGSHQDVDLGVVTGRIAGEDSAAAEELLAEIEDERLAAGAEPEEERK
- the guaB gene encoding IMP dehydrogenase; this encodes MDQPDPFGFVGLTYDDVLLLPGHTDVIPSEAETSSRLTKRITVNTPLLSSAMDTVTEARMAIAMAREGGIGILHRNLSISDQAEQVDRVKRSESGMITNPITTTADATVAEVDELCGQFRISGLPVVDDKGVLVGIITNRDMRFVSPFEKATTRVSEVMTSTGLVTAPVGTDRNAVMALLAQHRIEKLPLVDEAGKLKGLITVKDFDKSEKYPLATKDDTGRLRVGAAIGFFGDAWSRAGQLLDAGVDVIVVDTANGESAGVLDIIRKLKADPAFAGVDVIGGNVATRSGAQALIEAGADAIKVGVGPGSICTTRVVAGVGVPQITAVYEASLAAREANVPVIADGGLQYSGDIAKALVAGADTVMLGSLLAGTDESPGDLVFVGGKQFKNYRGMGSLGAMQTRGEKTSYSKDRYFQADVPSDDKLIPEGIEGQVPYRGPVSAVAYQLIGGLRQSMFYVGARNIGELKAKGKFVRITSAGLKESHPHDVQIVVEAPNYRK
- a CDS encoding branched-chain amino acid ABC transporter permease; its protein translation is MSAVPAHADEVGEEYDFYFAGNVKYDDKPLEGVNITVDGNGYKADVDTDADGKWKIGVPEKGTYKVTLDEETLPKGVIVAEGGSTIEAEFGLTQSKSVNFFLGEGVRVTVSFWDQLAERLVNGLNFGLMLALAAIGASLVFGTTGLSNFAHAEMVTFGAIMALVFGVFLQWPIWLAIIIALALSAAFGFALDAGIWRPLRRKGVGIVQVMIVSIGLSLALRYVFLYFVGGGTFQLPGSGEENIKLFGTVSLSVTDMISMAVSVVVLLGVAWWLIKTKTGKATRAISDNPSLAAASGIDVDRVVRIVWILAATLAGLSGILWAYFRPGIKWDMGAQLLLLIFAAITLGGLGTAFGAMVGALIIGILVEVSTLWIPSDIKYVGALVVLIAVLLVRPQGILGRRERIG
- a CDS encoding ABC transporter ATP-binding protein, with protein sequence MSDVKGAPVGGTAVKTAEMVVEVTDLTAGYLPGVNILNSANLTARKGELIGIIGPNGAGKSTLLKAIFGQVKVRSGQVLLNGEDITGLRANKLVARGVGFVPQTNNVFPSLTIEDNLKMGLFQKPKQYNERLEFVTGIFSELGKRLKQRAGSLSGGERQMVAMSRALMMDPHVLLLDEPSAGLSPVRQDDAFIRVSDINKAGVTTIMVEQNARRCLQICDRGYVLDQGRDAYTGTGRELLSDDKVIGLYLGTLGQDED